Proteins encoded in a region of the Synechococcus sp. BIOS-U3-1 genome:
- a CDS encoding DNA polymerase III subunit alpha: MAFVPLHNHSDYSLLDGASQLPQMVERAKELGMPALALTDHGVMYGAVELLKLCKDSGVKPIIGNEMYVINGSIDDPQPKNERRYHLVVLAKNAVGYRNLVKLTSISHLRGMRGRGIFSRACVDKHLLAQYSEGLIVATACLGGEVPQAIMRERPDVARDVARWYQSIFGDDFYLEIQDHGSPEDRIVNVEIVKIACELGIKVVATNDAHYLTRNDVEAHDALLCVLTGKLISDEKRLRYTGTEYLKSEEEMGHLFADHLEPEVVQEAIANTVAVAEKVEDYDILGRYQMPRFPIPDGHTPVTYLREITEQGLRDRLGLTGADTIEEVYAERMVHELKIMEQMGFPTYFLVVWDYIRFAREQSIPVGPGRGSAAGSLVAYALGITNIDPVSNGLLFERFLNPERKSMPDIDTDFCIERRGEVIDYVTRRYGDEKVAQIITFNRMTSKAVLKDVARVLDIPYGDADRLAKLIPVVRGKPAKLKAMIGDQSPNPDFKDRYEKDPIVKRWVDMAMRIEGTNKTFGVHAAGVVIAADPLDELVPLQRNNDGQVITQYFMEDVESMGLLKMDFLGLKNLTMIDKTLELVEQISGTRIDPDQLPPEDEGTFDLLARGDLEGIFQLESTGMRQIVRDLKPSSLEDISSILALYRPGPLDAGLIPKFINRKHGREAIDFAHSTLEPILSETYGIMVYQEQIMRIAQDLAGYSLGEADLLRRAMGKKKVSEMQKHRGIFVKGATERGVDTKVADELFDQMVLFAEYCFNKSHSTAYGAVTYQTAYLKAHYPVAYMAALLTVNAGASDKVQRYISNCNAMGIEVMPPDVNASGTDFTPRDSRILFGLSAVRNLGDGAIRALIRSRQTDGVFQSLADICDRLPSSVLNRRSLESLIHCGALDALEPQANRAQLIADLDLLLDWAGSRARDRASGQGNLFDLMAAPAEDETDGSTDLSLAPKAAPVKDYHPSEKLKLEKDLVGFYLSDHPLKQLSAPARLLAPIGLASLEEQADKSKVSAIAMVSEMRQVTTRKGDRMAILQLEDLTGSCEAVVFPKSYARLCDHLMAEARLLVWAAVDRRDERVQLIVDDCRAIDDLRLLLVELDPDQASDVAVQHKLRECLQAYRPDQDELGVRVPVVAAVRRGHEVRYVRLGPQFCVKDVAAAQQHLQNSAFTVSCSDPLMK, encoded by the coding sequence ATGGCATTCGTCCCTCTTCACAACCACAGCGACTACAGCTTGCTGGACGGTGCTTCCCAGCTTCCTCAGATGGTGGAACGCGCCAAGGAGCTGGGGATGCCGGCTCTGGCTCTCACCGATCACGGGGTGATGTACGGCGCTGTCGAGCTGCTCAAGCTCTGCAAGGACAGTGGTGTGAAGCCGATCATCGGCAATGAGATGTATGTCATCAATGGTTCGATTGATGATCCGCAACCCAAGAATGAACGTCGATATCACCTGGTGGTGCTTGCCAAAAATGCCGTCGGATATCGCAACCTGGTCAAGCTCACCAGCATTAGCCACCTGCGTGGGATGCGGGGCCGAGGAATTTTTTCACGTGCCTGCGTCGACAAGCATCTGCTTGCTCAGTATTCCGAGGGTTTGATCGTTGCGACAGCCTGTCTGGGCGGTGAGGTTCCCCAGGCCATCATGCGTGAACGACCCGATGTGGCCCGTGATGTGGCCCGCTGGTACCAGAGCATTTTCGGTGACGACTTCTACCTGGAGATTCAGGACCACGGATCTCCGGAAGATCGCATCGTCAATGTGGAGATCGTCAAGATTGCCTGTGAGCTGGGCATCAAGGTTGTTGCCACCAACGACGCTCACTACCTCACTCGCAATGATGTGGAGGCCCATGACGCCCTGTTGTGCGTGCTTACGGGCAAGCTGATCAGCGACGAAAAGCGGCTTCGCTACACCGGCACCGAATATCTCAAATCGGAAGAGGAGATGGGCCATCTCTTCGCCGACCACCTCGAGCCAGAGGTGGTGCAGGAAGCGATTGCCAACACCGTTGCTGTTGCAGAAAAAGTCGAGGACTACGACATCCTGGGCCGTTATCAGATGCCCCGCTTCCCTATTCCTGATGGCCATACCCCTGTCACCTATTTGCGAGAGATCACCGAGCAGGGTCTGCGTGACCGTCTCGGTCTGACAGGTGCCGACACCATCGAGGAGGTGTATGCCGAGCGGATGGTCCACGAACTCAAGATCATGGAACAGATGGGTTTTCCCACCTATTTCCTGGTTGTCTGGGATTACATCCGTTTCGCCCGCGAACAGAGCATCCCGGTGGGCCCGGGTCGTGGTTCGGCGGCAGGCTCGCTGGTGGCCTATGCCCTCGGTATCACCAACATCGATCCCGTCAGCAATGGCCTGTTGTTCGAACGTTTTCTCAACCCGGAACGCAAGTCGATGCCTGATATCGACACCGATTTCTGCATTGAACGCCGCGGTGAGGTGATCGATTACGTCACGCGACGCTATGGCGACGAAAAGGTGGCGCAAATCATCACGTTCAACCGCATGACCTCAAAGGCTGTGTTGAAGGATGTGGCTCGCGTACTGGATATTCCCTACGGCGATGCCGACCGACTGGCCAAGCTGATCCCTGTGGTTAGGGGCAAGCCCGCCAAGCTCAAAGCCATGATCGGCGATCAGTCGCCGAATCCCGACTTCAAGGATCGCTACGAGAAAGATCCCATCGTGAAGCGCTGGGTCGATATGGCCATGCGCATTGAAGGAACCAACAAAACGTTCGGCGTCCATGCCGCGGGAGTGGTGATTGCCGCTGATCCCCTCGACGAACTGGTTCCTCTTCAGCGCAACAACGACGGTCAGGTGATCACCCAGTACTTCATGGAAGACGTGGAGTCGATGGGCCTACTGAAGATGGACTTCCTTGGCCTCAAAAACCTCACAATGATCGACAAGACCCTCGAACTTGTCGAGCAGATCAGTGGCACTCGGATCGATCCCGACCAGCTGCCTCCTGAAGATGAGGGAACGTTCGATCTGCTGGCCCGAGGTGACCTCGAGGGCATCTTCCAACTCGAGTCCACGGGGATGCGTCAGATCGTGCGAGATCTGAAACCCTCATCTCTGGAGGACATCTCTTCAATCCTGGCTCTCTATCGACCAGGTCCCCTCGATGCTGGCTTGATTCCCAAGTTCATCAACCGCAAGCACGGCCGTGAAGCGATCGACTTCGCCCACAGCACGTTGGAGCCGATTCTGAGTGAGACCTACGGAATCATGGTGTACCAGGAGCAGATCATGCGGATCGCGCAGGACCTGGCTGGTTACTCCCTCGGAGAAGCAGATCTGCTGCGTCGGGCCATGGGCAAGAAAAAAGTTTCGGAGATGCAGAAGCATCGCGGCATCTTCGTGAAGGGAGCCACGGAACGCGGCGTTGACACCAAAGTGGCCGACGAGTTGTTTGACCAGATGGTGTTGTTTGCCGAGTACTGCTTCAACAAGAGCCATTCCACGGCCTATGGAGCGGTGACGTACCAAACCGCTTATCTCAAGGCGCACTATCCAGTGGCCTACATGGCAGCACTGCTGACGGTGAATGCCGGAGCCAGCGACAAGGTTCAGCGGTACATCTCCAACTGCAACGCCATGGGCATCGAAGTGATGCCACCGGATGTGAACGCCTCCGGAACTGATTTCACTCCTAGAGACAGCCGCATTCTCTTCGGACTTTCGGCGGTGCGTAACCTCGGCGATGGTGCCATTCGGGCCTTGATCCGCTCCAGACAAACCGATGGTGTGTTCCAGTCACTCGCTGACATCTGTGACCGGCTTCCCTCCAGTGTGCTCAACCGGCGCAGCTTGGAATCGCTGATTCACTGCGGAGCACTTGATGCGCTGGAGCCACAGGCCAATCGCGCGCAATTGATTGCCGATCTTGATCTTCTCCTGGATTGGGCCGGATCCCGGGCGAGGGATCGTGCCAGCGGTCAGGGCAATCTGTTTGATCTGATGGCGGCCCCTGCCGAGGATGAAACCGATGGCAGCACGGACCTGAGCCTTGCTCCAAAGGCGGCTCCTGTGAAGGACTATCACCCCAGCGAAAAACTGAAGCTTGAAAAAGACTTGGTTGGGTTTTACCTCTCTGATCATCCGCTCAAGCAGCTCAGTGCACCCGCCCGTCTTTTGGCGCCAATCGGACTGGCCAGCCTGGAAGAGCAGGCCGACAAGTCGAAGGTCAGTGCCATCGCCATGGTGAGTGAGATGCGTCAGGTCACCACCCGTAAAGGCGACCGTATGGCGATTCTTCAGCTTGAGGACCTCACCGGTTCCTGTGAGGCAGTGGTGTTCCCGAAAAGCTATGCAAGGCTCTGCGATCACCTCATGGCCGAGGCCAGGCTGCTGGTCTGGGCTGCCGTGGATCGACGCGATGAGCGGGTGCAGTTAATCGTGGATGACTGCCGCGCGATTGATGACCTTCGTCTGCTCTTGGTGGAGTTAGATCCCGATCAGGCCTCTGATGTGGCGGTTCAGCACAAACTGAGGGAGTGCCTTCAGGCCTATCGTCCTGACCAGGATGAGTTAGGCGTTCGCGTGCCTGTGGTGGCAGCCGTTCGCAGAGGCCACGAAGTGCGTTATGTGCGCCTTGGCCCCCAGTTCTGCGTCAAGGATGTGGCCGCGGCACAGCAACATCTGCAGAACAGTGCTTTCACTGTGAGCTGCAGTGACCCATTGATGAAATGA
- the rlmB gene encoding 23S rRNA (guanosine(2251)-2'-O)-methyltransferase RlmB, producing MSSRFDRRPARPSRGGDSSGGRPSRGGPRGRRPRVDGSPTGSRRREGDDSRADTPWRGSHDGEFRGRGPSRNGAFRGGARDASRPPGRGDRRDGDRRFEQRRPDDRRPDDRRFEGRRFEDRRDGERREGNRRFEGRRPEERRSDDRRFENRRFEDRRDGDQRFKGRRADDRSFSDRRAGGRRFSDGESRNFRPGRSERNDRQVPDQPRGEATPHGSDSVADDLLWGRHATQAALEAGRPIHRIWCTSEMRSAPKFMQLLRDAKASGVLVEEVTWARLAQMTGGAVHQGIALQTAAADTLSLPDLIHGCSELNEPPLLLALDGLTDPHNLGAIVRSAEALGAHGVVLPQRRSAGLTGSVAKVAAGALEHLPVARVVNLNRSLETLKDAGYRVVGLAEEGGQTLEEVDLEGPLVVVTGSEDQGLSMLTRRHCDQLIRIPLRGVTPSLNASVATALCLYEVARRGWMKGLQGQNPSPRIVRPQLSAPPSVLATQDEMSQNEELNDSSSDLLPLDAAGTQPSVQPDATHSLLEDPGIDLQLERLPQTTAPAFDGSIDL from the coding sequence GGACCTCGTGGTCGTCGCCCAAGAGTGGATGGCAGCCCGACAGGATCCCGGCGACGAGAGGGAGACGACAGTCGAGCTGACACGCCATGGCGTGGATCACATGATGGAGAGTTCCGAGGACGCGGACCGTCCCGGAATGGTGCATTCCGTGGGGGGGCAAGAGATGCATCAAGACCACCAGGCCGTGGCGATCGTCGTGATGGGGACCGGCGCTTTGAACAACGCCGTCCGGATGACCGCCGTCCGGATGACCGCCGTTTTGAAGGCCGTCGCTTTGAGGATCGCCGTGATGGTGAACGTCGTGAAGGCAACAGGCGTTTTGAAGGCAGGCGCCCCGAAGAGCGACGTTCTGACGATCGGCGTTTTGAGAATCGGCGTTTTGAGGATCGCCGCGATGGCGACCAGCGCTTTAAGGGGCGTCGCGCCGATGACAGGAGTTTTTCAGACCGTCGTGCAGGAGGCCGTCGCTTTAGTGATGGCGAGTCCCGTAACTTTCGCCCCGGTCGTTCCGAACGCAATGACCGTCAGGTTCCAGATCAGCCCCGCGGCGAAGCCACTCCCCATGGGTCTGATTCGGTTGCTGATGATCTGCTCTGGGGCCGGCATGCAACCCAGGCCGCACTGGAGGCAGGTCGTCCGATCCATCGCATCTGGTGCACCAGTGAGATGCGCAGTGCTCCCAAATTCATGCAGCTTCTCCGGGATGCCAAGGCCTCCGGAGTCTTGGTGGAGGAGGTCACCTGGGCGCGTCTAGCTCAGATGACCGGTGGTGCAGTTCATCAGGGAATCGCTTTGCAGACCGCTGCAGCAGACACCCTGAGCCTTCCAGATCTGATTCATGGCTGCAGTGAGCTTAATGAACCTCCGCTGCTGTTGGCTCTGGATGGCCTCACTGATCCCCATAATCTTGGAGCGATCGTACGTTCCGCTGAGGCCCTAGGAGCTCACGGAGTGGTTTTGCCTCAGCGTCGTAGTGCAGGTCTTACGGGATCCGTGGCCAAAGTTGCAGCGGGTGCCCTGGAACATCTGCCTGTGGCGCGGGTTGTCAACCTCAACCGCTCTCTGGAAACCCTCAAGGATGCTGGCTATCGCGTGGTTGGTCTTGCCGAGGAAGGTGGTCAGACCCTTGAAGAAGTCGATTTAGAAGGTCCGCTGGTGGTGGTCACAGGTTCCGAGGACCAGGGCCTTTCCATGCTGACCCGTCGTCATTGCGATCAGTTGATTCGCATCCCGCTGCGTGGTGTCACGCCAAGCCTGAACGCTTCCGTCGCCACCGCTCTCTGCCTGTATGAGGTGGCTCGTCGAGGCTGGATGAAGGGACTTCAGGGACAGAACCCCTCTCCCCGCATCGTGCGGCCCCAGCTCTCCGCACCGCCATCGGTGTTGGCCACTCAGGATGAGATGTCGCAAAACGAGGAACTCAACGATTCCTCCTCAGATCTATTGCCATTAGATGCTGCTGGGACACAGCCGTCCGTCCAGCCTGACGCCACTCACTCGTTGCTCGAGGATCCAGGGATTGATCTGCAACTCGAACGTCTTCCGCAGACCACAGCACCAGCCTTCGATGGCAGCATCGATCTTTAA
- the gatA gene encoding Asp-tRNA(Asn)/Glu-tRNA(Gln) amidotransferase subunit GatA — translation MAIAEWRQQLATGEVSARELTDHHLARIDAVDPSVHAFLEVTVDRARADADRIDEARRAGEDLPPLAGIPLGIKDNLCTRGVRTTCSSRMLEQFVPPYESTVTGRLWASGAVLLGKTNLDEFAMGGSTETSAFGATANPWNPEHVPGGSSGGSAAAVAAGECLASIGSDTGGSIRQPASFCGVVGLKPTYGRVSRYGLVAFASSLDQVGPFTSSVADAAELLQVMAGADPRDSTCLNVPVPDYTAGLAAPIKGLRVGLVTECFDQDGLDPQVKASVLAAADQLKALGAELVDVSCPRFNDGIATYYVIAPSEASANLARYDGVKYGYRADDSTSLAAMTARSRAEGFGSEVQRRILIGTYALSAGYVDAYYKKAQQVRTLIRRDFDKAFQSVDVLLTPTAPSTAFRNGAHADDPLAMYLSDLLTIPANLAGLPAISVPCGFDSGGMPIGVQLIANVLEEPRLLQVAHQYEQVAEVMKSRPEAGLVPA, via the coding sequence ATGGCGATCGCCGAGTGGCGTCAGCAACTGGCAACCGGGGAAGTGTCCGCTAGGGAACTCACCGACCATCACCTGGCCAGGATCGATGCGGTCGACCCCAGCGTGCATGCCTTTCTTGAAGTCACGGTGGATCGTGCTCGTGCCGATGCCGATCGCATTGATGAGGCTCGTCGTGCCGGCGAGGATTTGCCGCCACTGGCTGGGATCCCCCTGGGCATTAAAGACAATCTCTGCACCAGGGGCGTGCGCACCACCTGCTCCAGTCGCATGCTCGAGCAGTTTGTTCCTCCCTATGAATCCACGGTGACCGGTCGGCTCTGGGCCTCCGGAGCGGTTCTTCTGGGTAAGACCAACCTGGACGAATTCGCCATGGGTGGCTCCACCGAAACGTCCGCGTTTGGTGCCACCGCCAATCCCTGGAATCCTGAGCATGTGCCCGGTGGCAGCTCCGGCGGCAGTGCAGCGGCTGTTGCCGCCGGCGAGTGTCTGGCCTCCATCGGTTCCGACACCGGTGGTTCGATTCGTCAGCCCGCATCCTTCTGCGGGGTCGTTGGTCTCAAGCCCACCTACGGGAGAGTGAGTCGCTATGGCCTGGTGGCTTTCGCCAGCTCCCTGGATCAGGTGGGACCGTTCACCTCATCGGTGGCGGATGCCGCCGAACTGTTGCAGGTCATGGCAGGAGCTGATCCTCGCGATTCGACCTGTCTGAATGTTCCCGTTCCTGACTACACCGCTGGCCTTGCCGCTCCGATCAAGGGTTTGCGGGTCGGTCTGGTCACCGAGTGCTTTGACCAGGACGGATTGGACCCGCAGGTGAAGGCGTCGGTGCTGGCGGCAGCAGATCAGCTCAAGGCTCTTGGCGCCGAACTGGTGGATGTGAGCTGCCCCCGCTTCAACGATGGCATCGCCACCTATTACGTGATCGCGCCTTCGGAGGCATCCGCCAATCTTGCGCGCTACGACGGCGTGAAGTACGGCTATCGGGCCGATGATTCAACATCTCTGGCTGCCATGACTGCCAGAAGTCGTGCGGAGGGGTTCGGCAGTGAAGTGCAACGTCGGATTCTGATCGGCACTTATGCCCTTTCAGCCGGTTATGTCGATGCTTACTACAAGAAAGCGCAGCAGGTGAGAACGCTGATCCGGCGTGACTTTGACAAGGCCTTCCAGTCGGTTGACGTGCTGTTGACGCCCACGGCTCCCAGTACTGCCTTCAGGAACGGTGCCCATGCGGATGATCCACTCGCCATGTACTTGTCGGATTTGCTGACCATTCCCGCCAATCTCGCTGGCCTTCCGGCCATCAGTGTCCCCTGCGGCTTCGATTCGGGCGGTATGCCGATCGGTGTTCAGCTCATCGCCAATGTGCTGGAAGAGCCCCGTCTGCTGCAGGTGGCCCATCAGTACGAGCAGGTGGCGGAGGTGATGAAGTCCAGGCCTGAAGCGGGTCTGGTCCCCGCTTGA
- the rpsO gene encoding 30S ribosomal protein S15, whose product MSLDTTEKQQLINSHQTHATDTGSAEVQVAMLSERISKLSSHLQQNIHDYSSRQGLLKMIGRRKRLLSYVRGKSEQRYTSLIAKLGIRG is encoded by the coding sequence ATGTCGCTCGATACCACCGAAAAGCAGCAGCTGATCAACAGCCACCAGACCCATGCCACCGATACAGGGTCGGCTGAGGTTCAGGTGGCCATGCTGAGCGAGCGCATCTCGAAGCTCAGCAGCCACCTGCAACAGAACATCCATGACTACTCCTCGCGTCAGGGGCTGTTGAAGATGATTGGTCGCCGTAAGCGGCTGCTCAGCTATGTCAGAGGGAAGAGCGAGCAGCGTTACACAAGTCTCATCGCCAAACTGGGGATCCGCGGCTGA
- a CDS encoding DUF1816 domain-containing protein: protein MGPLNRPMRSLANGLGMAWWARVQTHGPDVTYWFGPFVRRSTLERELPAFLSDVSSESPASLDHSLVRCRRSEPFTIESQG from the coding sequence ATGGGCCCTCTGAACCGACCGATGCGCTCACTTGCCAACGGTTTAGGCATGGCTTGGTGGGCCAGGGTTCAGACCCATGGCCCAGACGTCACCTACTGGTTCGGTCCTTTCGTGCGCCGCTCCACCCTGGAGCGGGAGCTACCGGCTTTTCTGAGTGATGTGTCCTCGGAATCGCCCGCTTCACTCGATCATTCATTGGTGCGCTGTCGTCGTTCCGAACCGTTCACGATCGAATCCCAGGGCTGA
- a CDS encoding PAM68 family protein: protein MAEKRDPLPFEPRRSAPETTRNQAIPREVANRMARRVAIATGVPSLMGMAVFVISYLVVSRGILDLPPSITLLGSGFFFLLGLVGLSYGVLSASWEPQPGTLLGLEHLKPNLQRLRSSIKAQKQA, encoded by the coding sequence ATGGCTGAAAAGCGCGATCCTCTTCCCTTTGAACCGCGTCGTTCAGCTCCAGAGACCACTCGGAATCAAGCAATTCCACGAGAAGTTGCTAACCGCATGGCCCGACGCGTCGCCATTGCCACAGGGGTTCCATCCCTAATGGGAATGGCGGTTTTTGTCATCAGTTACCTCGTAGTGAGTCGGGGCATACTCGATCTTCCGCCAAGCATCACCCTGCTGGGATCTGGATTCTTCTTTTTGTTAGGTCTTGTCGGTCTGAGCTACGGGGTTCTTTCTGCAAGCTGGGAACCGCAGCCTGGAACTCTGCTGGGGCTGGAGCACCTGAAGCCCAACCTGCAACGTCTGCGAAGCTCAATCAAAGCCCAGAAGCAGGCCTGA